A single genomic interval of Clostridia bacterium harbors:
- a CDS encoding flavodoxin family protein, with protein sequence MSKVLVITTSLRARSNSDILAERLIAGAKDAGHEVEHIGLKGKEIGFCIGCLACQKTQKCVLKDDAVAIAEKVKNADTLVFATPVYYYEMSGQMKTLLDRMNPLYSSDYLFRNVYMLTTAAEDEETTPEKAVSGLRGWVDCFEKATLVDSLFCGGISASGEAAIKEAELAEAYSFGRSIL encoded by the coding sequence ATGAGCAAGGTGCTTGTTATCACGACGAGTTTAAGAGCAAGGAGCAATTCGGATATACTTGCCGAACGTCTCATTGCCGGAGCGAAAGACGCGGGCCACGAGGTGGAGCATATCGGGCTCAAGGGGAAGGAGATCGGGTTCTGCATCGGTTGTCTCGCCTGTCAGAAGACACAAAAATGTGTGCTGAAAGATGATGCCGTCGCCATCGCCGAAAAGGTCAAAAACGCGGACACTCTCGTTTTTGCCACGCCGGTCTATTACTATGAGATGAGCGGGCAGATGAAAACGCTCCTTGACCGCATGAACCCGCTCTATTCTTCGGATTACCTGTTTCGTAACGTCTATATGCTGACGACCGCGGCGGAGGATGAAGAGACCACGCCCGAAAAAGCCGTGTCCGGCCTGCGTGGCTGGGTGGATTGCTTTGAGAAAGCGACGCTTGTCGATTCTCTTTTCTGCGGCGGTATTTCAGCTTCGGGTGAGGCGGCAATCAAGGAAGCGGAGCTTGCGGAAGCATATAGTTTCGGAAGAAGCATTTTATAA
- a CDS encoding tyrosine-protein phosphatase has translation MHCKTNRIVSVLITAALLLSALSLGGCGKEADKVTTGEIGVVRDEEFGNVYIDLTIDGFNALGFAFGDSVDIAFDNGKSYEDVPYYSGYYVPVGEMLACGYPGYPHVVIARNYGASTWEEFEMTESSKVTVTLREQGKYKAVQELYALDYSDLREEFDSDIMFANFREVVGGNLKKGGFYRSASPCDNQHNRAAYANRFAEEYGVRFVLNLSDNETKYKEHTEKEDFVSEYYDSLYKEGKVLLMALNANYRADGFAQAVSDAFVKMAENGGRVLIHCVEGKDRTGFVCALLLALAGASAQEIVDDYMITYYNYYGITKEGMPDKYEAVKGNVDDFLYCMCEAEKGTDINTLDLKKGGENYLRRGGLTDGQIAKIEAFIAG, from the coding sequence TTGCACTGCAAAACAAACAGGATAGTATCGGTCTTGATTACGGCGGCGCTGCTGCTTTCCGCGCTGTCGCTCGGCGGCTGCGGCAAGGAAGCCGACAAGGTGACTACCGGCGAGATAGGAGTCGTCAGAGACGAGGAATTCGGCAACGTCTATATAGACCTTACGATCGACGGATTCAACGCGCTCGGCTTCGCCTTCGGCGACAGCGTCGACATTGCCTTCGATAACGGCAAGAGCTACGAAGACGTCCCGTATTACTCCGGCTACTACGTGCCGGTGGGCGAAATGCTCGCCTGCGGCTATCCCGGCTACCCCCACGTCGTCATCGCGCGCAACTACGGCGCGTCCACCTGGGAGGAGTTCGAAATGACGGAATCCTCCAAGGTCACAGTCACGCTGAGGGAGCAGGGCAAATACAAGGCGGTTCAGGAGCTCTACGCGCTGGACTATTCCGATCTGCGCGAGGAGTTCGACTCAGATATTATGTTTGCCAACTTCCGCGAGGTCGTCGGCGGCAATCTGAAGAAGGGCGGCTTCTACCGCTCCGCGTCGCCCTGCGACAACCAGCACAACCGCGCGGCGTACGCGAACAGATTCGCCGAGGAATACGGCGTCAGATTCGTGCTAAACCTCTCGGATAACGAAACGAAGTATAAGGAGCATACCGAGAAGGAGGACTTCGTCTCCGAATACTACGATTCGCTCTATAAAGAGGGCAAAGTCCTGCTGATGGCGCTGAACGCCAACTACCGCGCGGACGGGTTCGCGCAGGCCGTTTCGGACGCCTTCGTCAAAATGGCCGAAAACGGCGGCCGCGTGCTCATCCACTGCGTCGAGGGCAAGGACAGGACCGGCTTCGTCTGCGCGCTGCTGCTCGCGCTCGCCGGCGCGTCCGCGCAGGAGATAGTCGACGACTATATGATTACCTATTATAATTACTACGGCATAACCAAAGAGGGAATGCCCGATAAATACGAGGCGGTCAAGGGCAACGTCGACGACTTCCTCTACTGCATGTGCGAAGCGGAGAAGGGAACGGATATCAACACGCTCGACCTTAAAAAGGGCGGCGAGAACTACCTCCGCCGCGGCGGCCTTACCGACGGGCAGATCGCGAAGATCGAGGCGTTTATAGCCGGCTGA
- a CDS encoding MerR family transcriptional regulator translates to MYTIGQISEMFGLPVSTLRYYDKEGLFPSMRRRSGIRQFGEAEVEALRVIACLKATGLEIKDIKKFMEWCVEGPSTYEQRKELFEARKTAVEAEMAQLQKTLDMLNFKCWYYETAIKDGSEDKLNDMIPDDLPLDIKKLYDNTHS, encoded by the coding sequence ATGTACACGATAGGACAAATTTCGGAGATGTTCGGTCTCCCCGTTTCAACACTGCGCTATTATGACAAAGAAGGGCTCTTCCCGTCGATGCGGAGGCGGTCCGGCATCCGGCAATTCGGAGAAGCGGAGGTAGAAGCGCTTCGGGTCATCGCGTGTTTGAAGGCCACCGGTCTCGAGATAAAGGATATCAAGAAGTTTATGGAGTGGTGCGTGGAGGGACCGTCCACCTATGAGCAGAGAAAGGAACTGTTCGAGGCGCGGAAAACCGCCGTGGAGGCAGAAATGGCGCAGCTTCAAAAAACGCTGGATATGCTGAATTTCAAATGCTGGTATTATGAAACGGCGATCAAAGACGGCTCGGAAGACAAGCTGAACGACATGATCCCAGACGACCTGCCGCTTGACATCAAGAAATTGTACGACAATACGCACTCATAA
- a CDS encoding diguanylate cyclase, with the protein MAKRKRKLNLTTQYVIIVCALLLAVNVTLGLLLMSQSGKAMKEMIRRNMLSVADTVAASLDGDAFAAIDGNNAGTPEYDGIYSDLTNVLRAQKDSDIKYIYTVKKQGDHFIFVVDPDPVKPGLYGDSVVDTDSQAAAWNTGVSAVDAEKYQDEWGSFYTAWSPIKNFSGKVVGLVGVDFVADWFDEQIAAHTKFVVIGSALSLVVGAVIMLLLTGQLRSRIRELNSEMQTLSGDVEKLSNEIRVRPGYSDAAPEENESGDTIGELSGKIHAMRGKLQAYMQYAHEQAYTDSMTGVANKTAYLDYVKELNSRINNGTASFAIAVFDVNGLKTTNDNYGHECGDRIIIDAAEMIRRVFGDEQLFRIGGDEFIVILGATTEKELNEKLAQLEELVAAFNSGEKRYAMTLSFSGGGAVYRPGEDAAFKEVFKRADEAMYQNKGNYYKQFGDRRRNYEEEDDAKRISDK; encoded by the coding sequence ATGGCAAAAAGAAAACGCAAGCTGAATCTTACAACTCAGTACGTAATAATCGTCTGCGCGTTGCTGTTGGCGGTCAACGTCACGCTCGGTCTGCTGCTCATGTCGCAGTCCGGCAAGGCGATGAAGGAAATGATCCGCAGGAACATGCTCTCCGTCGCCGATACCGTCGCGGCTTCGCTCGACGGCGACGCCTTCGCGGCCATAGACGGCAACAACGCCGGCACGCCGGAGTACGACGGGATATACTCCGACCTGACGAACGTCCTGCGCGCGCAGAAGGACAGCGACATCAAGTATATTTACACCGTCAAGAAACAGGGCGACCACTTCATATTCGTCGTCGACCCCGACCCCGTGAAACCGGGACTCTACGGCGATTCCGTTGTAGACACCGATTCGCAGGCTGCCGCGTGGAATACCGGCGTTTCCGCGGTCGACGCCGAGAAGTATCAGGATGAGTGGGGCAGCTTTTACACCGCGTGGAGCCCGATCAAGAACTTCTCCGGCAAGGTCGTCGGCCTCGTCGGCGTCGACTTCGTCGCCGACTGGTTCGATGAGCAGATCGCCGCGCATACGAAGTTCGTCGTTATCGGCAGCGCGCTTTCGCTGGTCGTCGGCGCCGTGATAATGCTGCTTCTGACCGGTCAGCTCCGCAGCCGCATCCGCGAGCTCAATTCCGAAATGCAGACGCTCTCCGGCGACGTCGAGAAGCTCTCGAACGAGATCCGCGTGCGCCCCGGCTACTCGGACGCGGCGCCGGAGGAGAACGAATCCGGCGATACCATCGGCGAGCTCAGCGGCAAGATCCACGCCATGCGCGGCAAGCTTCAGGCGTATATGCAGTACGCGCACGAGCAGGCGTACACCGACTCCATGACCGGCGTCGCGAACAAGACGGCGTACCTCGACTACGTCAAGGAGCTCAACAGCAGGATAAACAACGGCACCGCCTCCTTCGCGATAGCCGTCTTCGACGTCAACGGTCTGAAGACCACGAACGACAACTACGGCCACGAATGCGGCGACCGCATCATAATCGACGCAGCGGAGATGATCCGCCGCGTGTTCGGCGACGAGCAGCTGTTCCGCATCGGCGGCGACGAATTCATAGTCATCCTCGGCGCAACCACCGAGAAGGAGCTGAACGAAAAGCTCGCTCAGCTTGAAGAACTCGTTGCCGCGTTCAACAGTGGAGAGAAACGCTACGCTATGACGCTTTCCTTCTCCGGAGGCGGCGCGGTCTACCGCCCGGGCGAAGACGCCGCGTTCAAGGAGGTCTTCAAGCGCGCCGACGAGGCGATGTATCAGAACAAGGGCAACTATTACAAGCAGTTCGGCGACCGCCGCCGCAACTACGAGGAAGAGGACGACGCCAAACGCATCTCGGATAAATAA
- a CDS encoding N-acetyltransferase: protein MLEMRTARAEDIDRIMQVYAAAQEYMIASGNPTQWRRTNPARELIEDDVAAGRCRVLTEGGEIHAVAAICAGEDPAYPGIVGKWLNDEPYIAIHRIASDGKVRGVFRFVADECKRISGNVRVDTHENNRKMRENIAACGFVHCGTVFMADGSPRLAFHWSREYEKEQAK, encoded by the coding sequence ATGCTTGAAATGAGAACCGCACGCGCGGAGGATATCGACCGCATTATGCAGGTCTACGCCGCCGCGCAGGAGTATATGATCGCCTCCGGCAACCCGACGCAGTGGCGCCGCACGAATCCGGCGCGTGAGCTTATCGAAGACGACGTCGCCGCCGGCCGCTGCCGCGTGCTGACGGAGGGCGGCGAGATTCACGCCGTCGCCGCGATATGCGCGGGCGAAGACCCCGCCTATCCCGGCATCGTCGGAAAGTGGCTCAACGACGAGCCGTATATCGCGATCCACCGCATCGCGAGCGACGGAAAGGTGCGCGGCGTTTTCCGCTTCGTCGCCGACGAGTGCAAGCGGATCAGCGGCAACGTCCGCGTGGATACGCACGAAAACAACCGCAAGATGCGGGAGAATATCGCCGCCTGCGGCTTCGTGCACTGCGGCACCGTCTTCATGGCGGACGGCTCCCCGCGTCTCGCGTTCCACTGGAGCAGAGAATACGAAAAGGAGCAAGCGAAATGA
- a CDS encoding PTS sugar transporter subunit IIC/EAL domain-containing protein, whose translation MSDTMRKTGAIRNLMERAEGFTLVRAIRGGLLSITPVLIIGAFALILKTFPVEAYQKFVNGFAGGLLLQFLDFIYNATFGILSLYMTVSISRSYMRVKNAEKLNEDTPAIGAMLSSMLSFTILAGTFREITEAGTNDKFNIAFVTNGLGPQAIFLAILTGIGAAALYARFYRLLHGRRRRFYSTGADHEFNLMLSYLFPITLTAVVFAIFNTAIVNIFSVHSFRELLAEAFNKLFSVGTTGFFKGFFFVMLSSVLWFFGIHGSDTLEGVMQRYFAPGLAANQAAVAAGNAPNEILTKQFFDCFVLMGGCGSAICLLIAILLFSKNRARRGLGFSAAFPMLFNINELMVFGLPVVFNPIMLIPFITVPLVCYSTAYLAIATGLVPMITGSVEWTTPILLGGFHATGSVAGSLLQVANVVLGVLIYVPFVRMLDKRDADKYKREYDSFINYFRLNEQSLANVNLIEQKSVNGEFARALCVEIKHGLRNGAVLAYQPQYHYDGHCIGVEALLRLNHPNYGTLYPPVVIKLAQEGGFLPDLEEAVVMRALEDRPKLLERFGKDIKISLNVTGTTVVTPRYLQFMQKLNAKDPFEGKNICIEVTEQAALAFDEETIKTLRAFRELGLSLAIDDFSMGQTSINYLKDNIFNFIKLDGSLVKGLSEHQNCREIILSITQLAASLHLTVLAEFVETKEQREELHEIGCDCYQGYLYSPAVFLSEPAKPQAQERKE comes from the coding sequence ATGAGTGATACCATGCGCAAAACGGGCGCGATAAGAAACCTTATGGAAAGAGCTGAAGGGTTTACCCTTGTCCGCGCGATACGCGGCGGACTGCTCAGCATAACGCCGGTGCTCATCATCGGCGCGTTCGCGTTGATTCTGAAGACTTTCCCGGTCGAAGCGTATCAGAAGTTCGTCAACGGTTTCGCGGGAGGACTCCTGCTGCAGTTCCTCGACTTCATCTACAACGCGACCTTCGGCATCCTGAGTCTTTACATGACGGTATCAATAAGCCGCTCGTATATGCGCGTGAAAAACGCTGAGAAGCTTAACGAGGATACGCCCGCCATCGGCGCGATGCTCTCGTCGATGCTGTCCTTTACGATACTCGCCGGCACCTTCCGTGAGATTACGGAAGCGGGAACGAACGATAAGTTCAACATCGCCTTCGTAACGAACGGGCTCGGCCCGCAGGCGATATTCCTCGCGATACTCACGGGAATCGGCGCCGCCGCGCTGTACGCGCGGTTTTACCGCCTGCTTCACGGACGCCGCAGACGCTTCTACTCGACGGGCGCGGATCACGAGTTCAACCTGATGCTTTCATATCTTTTCCCGATAACGCTGACAGCGGTGGTCTTCGCGATATTCAACACGGCGATAGTCAACATTTTCAGCGTTCATTCCTTCCGCGAGCTGCTCGCGGAGGCGTTCAACAAGCTGTTCTCGGTCGGAACGACCGGCTTCTTCAAGGGTTTCTTCTTCGTAATGCTCTCCTCGGTGCTGTGGTTTTTCGGCATCCACGGCAGCGATACGCTGGAGGGCGTTATGCAGCGGTACTTCGCGCCCGGCCTCGCGGCGAATCAGGCCGCGGTCGCGGCGGGGAACGCGCCGAACGAGATACTGACGAAGCAGTTTTTCGACTGCTTCGTGCTTATGGGAGGATGCGGTTCCGCGATATGCCTTCTTATAGCGATACTGCTCTTTTCAAAAAACAGGGCGCGCCGCGGACTCGGATTCTCGGCGGCGTTCCCGATGCTTTTCAATATCAACGAGCTGATGGTTTTCGGCCTGCCGGTAGTCTTTAACCCCATTATGCTTATACCGTTCATCACCGTTCCGCTGGTCTGCTACTCAACGGCTTATCTCGCGATAGCGACGGGGCTCGTGCCGATGATAACCGGCAGCGTCGAATGGACGACTCCGATACTGCTCGGCGGCTTCCACGCGACCGGCTCGGTCGCCGGCAGTCTGCTGCAGGTGGCGAACGTCGTGCTCGGCGTGCTTATATACGTTCCCTTCGTCCGTATGCTCGACAAGCGCGACGCGGATAAATACAAGAGAGAATACGACTCATTCATCAACTATTTCCGCCTGAACGAGCAGTCGCTCGCGAACGTAAACCTCATAGAGCAGAAGAGCGTCAACGGCGAGTTCGCCAGAGCGCTCTGCGTCGAGATAAAGCACGGTCTGCGGAACGGCGCCGTCCTCGCGTATCAGCCGCAGTATCACTACGACGGACACTGCATCGGCGTGGAGGCGTTGCTGCGTCTCAATCACCCGAATTACGGTACTCTCTATCCGCCGGTGGTCATAAAGCTCGCGCAGGAGGGCGGCTTCCTGCCGGATCTTGAAGAAGCGGTCGTGATGCGCGCGCTGGAGGATCGCCCGAAGCTGCTCGAACGCTTCGGAAAGGATATCAAGATATCCCTCAACGTCACCGGAACCACGGTCGTCACTCCGCGTTACCTGCAGTTCATGCAGAAACTGAACGCGAAGGATCCCTTTGAGGGCAAGAATATCTGCATCGAAGTTACCGAACAGGCGGCGCTCGCCTTTGATGAGGAGACCATAAAGACGCTGCGCGCGTTCCGCGAGCTCGGTCTGTCTCTCGCCATTGACGACTTCTCGATGGGCCAGACGTCCATTAACTATCTGAAGGATAACATCTTCAACTTCATCAAACTCGACGGCTCGCTTGTCAAGGGGCTATCCGAGCACCAGAACTGCAGAGAAATAATCCTCTCCATAACGCAGCTCGCCGCGAGCTTGCACCTGACGGTGCTCGCCGAATTCGTGGAAACGAAGGAACAGCGCGAAGAACTGCACGAAATCGGCTGCGACTGCTATCAGGGCTATCTGTATTCGCCCGCGGTCTTCCTTTCGGAGCCCGCCAAACCGCAGGCGCAGGAGCGGAAGGAATAA
- a CDS encoding flavodoxin family protein has product MKTAIVYFSLNGNTEFVASEIAGKLGADAIKLIPKKAFPDSGFKKFLWGGKSAVMKEKPELEPYEFDARKYDRVIFGTPVWASRFTPPIRTFVADNADALKGKRFAAFTCFSGGGADKALARLKELLGADLDAELILVDPKDKPSDGNAAKIATFCEKLGE; this is encoded by the coding sequence ATGAAAACCGCAATCGTCTACTTCTCCCTTAACGGCAACACCGAGTTTGTCGCAAGCGAGATCGCCGGAAAGCTCGGCGCGGACGCGATAAAGCTCATACCGAAAAAGGCGTTCCCCGACAGCGGCTTCAAAAAGTTCCTCTGGGGCGGCAAAAGCGCCGTCATGAAGGAAAAACCCGAGCTCGAGCCGTATGAGTTCGACGCGAGAAAGTACGACCGCGTGATCTTCGGCACTCCCGTCTGGGCGAGCCGCTTCACGCCGCCGATACGCACCTTCGTCGCCGACAACGCCGACGCGCTGAAGGGTAAGCGCTTCGCCGCATTCACCTGCTTCTCCGGCGGCGGCGCGGACAAGGCGCTCGCGCGGCTGAAGGAGCTGCTCGGCGCCGACCTCGACGCGGAGCTTATCCTCGTCGACCCGAAGGACAAGCCCTCCGACGGAAACGCCGCGAAGATCGCGACGTTCTGCGAAAAGCTGGGCGAGTAA
- a CDS encoding alpha/beta hydrolase translates to MIITEELKLTQEWDKTFPKSEKVDHRKVAFVNRYGITLAADMYVPKDAERKLPAIAVSGPFGAVKEQCSGLYAQKMAERGFLTIAFDPSFTGESGGNVRYMASPDINTEDFMAAVDFLSLHEKADPDRIGIIGICGWGGMAINAAALDTRIKATVASTMYDMTRVNARGYFDGEDSEEARYRKKEAMCAQRLEDLKSGEYKLGGGVVDPLPDDAPFFVKDYYDYYKTPRGYHPRSLNSNGGWNVIGCESFINQPILRYSNEIRSAVLLIHGEGAHSCYFSRDAYADMTKDGRYTDNKELMIIPGAVHTDLYDGGGKDAIPFDRIQSFFKEYLK, encoded by the coding sequence ATGATCATAACTGAAGAACTCAAACTTACACAGGAGTGGGACAAGACGTTCCCGAAAAGCGAAAAGGTCGATCACCGCAAGGTCGCCTTCGTAAATCGCTACGGCATCACGCTGGCAGCCGATATGTACGTCCCGAAGGATGCGGAGCGCAAGCTCCCGGCTATTGCGGTATCCGGGCCCTTCGGCGCAGTCAAGGAGCAGTGTTCCGGTCTGTACGCACAGAAAATGGCGGAGCGCGGATTTCTGACGATCGCTTTCGATCCCTCCTTCACCGGCGAGAGCGGCGGAAACGTACGCTATATGGCGTCTCCCGACATCAACACCGAAGACTTCATGGCGGCCGTGGACTTTCTTTCCCTTCACGAAAAAGCGGACCCGGACCGCATCGGAATCATCGGCATCTGCGGCTGGGGCGGTATGGCAATCAACGCCGCCGCGCTGGATACCCGCATCAAGGCCACGGTTGCTTCCACTATGTACGATATGACGAGAGTCAACGCAAGGGGATACTTCGACGGCGAAGACAGCGAAGAAGCGCGTTATCGGAAAAAAGAGGCGATGTGCGCGCAGCGGCTTGAAGACCTGAAAAGCGGCGAATACAAGCTCGGCGGCGGTGTGGTCGATCCACTACCCGACGACGCGCCGTTCTTTGTGAAAGACTACTATGATTACTACAAAACACCGCGCGGATATCATCCGCGTTCGCTCAACTCAAACGGCGGCTGGAACGTCATCGGCTGCGAGTCCTTCATCAATCAGCCGATCCTTCGGTACAGCAACGAGATCCGCAGCGCCGTCCTTCTGATTCACGGTGAGGGCGCTCATTCCTGCTATTTCAGCCGCGACGCCTACGCCGATATGACGAAAGACGGCAGGTATACGGATAACAAAGAATTGATGATCATTCCCGGCGCCGTTCATACCGACCTCTATGACGGCGGAGGCAAAGACGCTATTCCGTTCGACAGGATACAGAGCTTCTTTAAAGAGTATTTGAAATGA
- the typA gene encoding translational GTPase TypA — MKNIRNVAIIAHVDHGKTTLVDEMLKQSGVFRENQSVKERVMDSGDLERERGITILAKNTAVTYGGVKINIVDTPGHADFGGEVERILKMVNGVILLVDAAEGPMPQTRFVLQRALELGHRVIVVVNKIDRPDQRIHEVVDEILELLIDLNATDDQLDSPMLFCSARQGTASFSPEAPGTDLKPLFDTILEYIPAPEDNDEGPFQMLVSSVDYNEYVGRIAIGRIERGVIKQNQDIVVCNYHEERSQKRVKVSNIFEFDGLSRVPVTDSSSGNIIAISGIGDITIGDTICAPETPEALPFVKISAPTMEMTFSVNDSPYAGRDGKYVTTRNIRDRLMRETLKDVSLKVSEVPNSDSFNVAGRGEMHLSILIETMRREGYEFQVSPPRILNREIDGVLCEPVERVAIDVPADAVGSVIEKLGGRKGELLEMNPVGSRMKLEFFVPSRGLFGYRNEFLTDTKGEGIMSSVFERYEPFKGEIKRRNTGSLIAFETGDAVAYGIWCVQDRGQMFIAPGTPVYGGMIVGECAKTEDITVNVCKTKHLTNTRAAGSDEALRLVPPRIMSLEQCLEFLADDELLEVTPHSLRLRKSILDHQNRMKALKKKA; from the coding sequence ATGAAAAACATACGCAACGTCGCGATAATCGCGCACGTCGACCACGGCAAGACCACGCTCGTTGACGAAATGCTCAAGCAGAGCGGCGTCTTCCGCGAGAACCAGTCGGTCAAGGAGCGCGTCATGGACTCCGGCGACCTCGAGCGCGAGCGCGGGATAACCATTCTCGCGAAGAACACCGCCGTAACCTACGGCGGCGTGAAGATCAATATCGTCGACACCCCCGGCCACGCCGATTTCGGAGGCGAGGTCGAGCGCATACTGAAAATGGTCAACGGAGTCATCCTGCTCGTCGACGCCGCCGAAGGTCCGATGCCGCAGACCCGCTTCGTACTTCAGCGCGCGCTGGAGCTTGGGCACCGCGTAATTGTGGTCGTCAACAAGATCGACCGACCCGACCAGCGCATACACGAGGTCGTCGACGAGATACTCGAGCTGCTCATCGACCTCAACGCCACCGACGACCAGCTCGACAGCCCGATGCTCTTCTGCTCGGCGCGGCAGGGCACGGCGTCCTTCTCGCCGGAGGCGCCCGGCACGGATCTCAAGCCGCTTTTCGACACGATACTCGAATACATACCCGCGCCCGAAGACAACGACGAAGGGCCATTCCAGATGCTCGTTTCCTCCGTCGACTACAACGAATACGTCGGCCGCATCGCGATCGGCAGGATCGAGCGCGGCGTGATTAAGCAGAATCAGGACATCGTCGTCTGCAACTACCACGAGGAGCGCAGCCAGAAGCGCGTGAAGGTCTCCAACATCTTCGAGTTCGACGGGCTGAGCAGAGTTCCGGTCACGGATTCCTCCTCCGGAAACATAATCGCGATAAGCGGCATCGGCGACATCACGATAGGCGACACCATCTGCGCGCCGGAAACGCCGGAGGCGCTCCCCTTCGTGAAGATCTCCGCGCCGACGATGGAGATGACCTTCTCGGTCAACGACAGCCCCTACGCGGGACGCGACGGCAAGTACGTCACCACCCGCAACATACGCGACCGCCTCATGCGCGAAACGCTCAAGGACGTTTCGCTCAAGGTCAGCGAGGTGCCGAACAGCGACAGCTTCAACGTGGCCGGACGCGGCGAGATGCACCTGAGCATACTCATCGAGACGATGCGCCGCGAGGGCTACGAATTCCAGGTCAGCCCCCCGCGAATCCTCAACCGCGAGATCGACGGCGTGCTCTGCGAGCCGGTCGAGCGCGTCGCAATAGACGTTCCCGCCGACGCGGTCGGCTCCGTCATCGAGAAGCTCGGCGGCCGCAAGGGCGAGCTGCTTGAAATGAACCCCGTCGGCAGCCGCATGAAGCTCGAGTTCTTCGTCCCGTCGCGCGGACTTTTCGGCTACCGCAACGAGTTCCTCACAGACACGAAGGGCGAGGGCATCATGAGCTCCGTTTTCGAACGCTACGAGCCCTTCAAGGGCGAGATAAAGCGCCGCAACACCGGCTCGCTTATCGCCTTCGAGACCGGCGACGCGGTCGCCTACGGCATCTGGTGCGTGCAGGACCGCGGGCAGATGTTCATCGCGCCCGGCACGCCCGTCTACGGCGGCATGATAGTCGGCGAATGCGCGAAGACGGAGGATATCACCGTCAACGTCTGCAAGACGAAGCACCTGACCAACACCCGCGCCGCCGGAAGCGACGAGGCGCTCCGCCTCGTTCCTCCGCGCATCATGTCGCTTGAGCAGTGCCTCGAGTTCCTCGCGGACGACGAGCTGCTGGAGGTAACGCCCCACAGCTTACGCCTGCGCAAGAGCATCCTCGACCACCAGAACAGGATGAAGGCGCTGAAAAAGAAAGCTTGA